In a genomic window of Gossypium arboreum isolate Shixiya-1 chromosome 9, ASM2569848v2, whole genome shotgun sequence:
- the LOC108455444 gene encoding S-adenosylmethionine carrier 1, chloroplastic/mitochondrial-like, whose amino-acid sequence MPKSNTRTISGAFAGIFVSLSLHPVDTLKTLIQSCLVDHKSMFYIGLTGLYRGIGSDIVSSAPISALYTFSYESVKGTLLPLFPKYHSLAHCMSGGSVSVAISIIFTPRERIKQQVKKPLVGIMRKGGLSSLYTGWGAVLCRNVPHSIIEVLSFYSNCVACHHHSRKGIPMSRDVASSRRE is encoded by the exons ATGCCAAAATCAAATACACGTACTATTTCAGGGGCTTTTGCTGGAATATTTGTGAGCCTTTCCTTACATCCAGTTGATACACTTAAGACACTCATTCAGTCCTGTCTTGTGGACCACAAGTCAATGTTTTATATTG GTTTAACTGGATTATATCGTGGCATTGGCAGCGATATTGTATCTTCAGCTCCAATATCTGCTCTTTATACTTTCTCATATGAATCAGTCAAAGGGACTTTGCTTCCTCTTTTCCCTAAG TATCATTCTTTAGCCCATTGCATGTCTGGTGGCAGTGTAAGCGTcgctatttctattatttttacgCCTAGAGAGCGTATAAAGCAGCAGGTCAA GAAACCGTTGGTTGGGATTATGAGAAAGGGTGGGCTGTCTTCACTCTACACTGGGTGGGGTGCTGTACTCTGCAGGAATGTTCCACACTCAATAATCGAGGTTTTATCTTTTTACAGTAACTGTGTTGCATGTCACCATCATAGCAGAAAGGGCATTCCCATGTCGAGGGATGTTGCAAGTTCTCGGAGAGAGTGA
- the LOC108454901 gene encoding uncharacterized protein LOC108454901, translated as MKMLQHELCSSRILSPFRDEIVGDEELSVLPRHTKVIVTGNNRTKSVLVGLQGVVKKAVGLGGWHWLVLKNGVEVKLQRNALSVLEHPTGNEVDDDHDFDNSSSGSDIASSIEFQRPAKPRVRHMKPWVPSASMKATNRSGYRDVQSIIHAPQSVNLAKLDNNSLRRYCRHFKLGNINAYSPRELMLNTVQQHFVSQPPLNDIQVISEFITSAKRLKTDDSQSEQL; from the exons ATGAAAATGTTGCAGCATGAGCTGTGTTCTTCTCGGATTCTGTCGCCGTTCCGGGATGAAATCGTCGGCGACGAAGAGCTTTCGGTTCTTCCAAGACACACCAAAGTTATTGTCACCGGGAACAATAGAACAAAGTCTGTATTGGTCGGTTTGCAAGGCGTCGTCAAGAAGGCGGTCGGCCTCGGTGGTTGGCATTGGCTG GTTTTGAAGAATGGGGTTGAAGTTAAGTTGCAAAGGAATGCATTGAGTGTGCTGGAACACCCTACAGGGAACGAAGTAGATGATGATCATGATTTCGATAACTCAAGCAGTGGCTCGGACATTG CTAGTAGCATTGAGTTCCAACGGCCTGCAAAACCGAGAGTTCGACATATGAAACCATGGGTTCCATCTGCATCCATGAAAGCAACTAATCGTAGTGGTTACAGAGATGTTCAATCCATTATTCATGCACCCCAATCG GTAAATTTGGCAAAACTCGACAACAACTCCTTGAGAAGATATTGCAGGCATTTCAAACTT GGTAACATCAATGCTTATTCACCAAGGGAATTAATGCTTAACACTGTCCAGCAGCATTTTGTATCACAG CCACCTCTGAATGACATACAGGTGATCTCGGAATTCATCACTTCTGCTAAGAGATTGAAAACCGACGACTCACAGAGTGAGCAACTCTGA
- the LOC108457321 gene encoding uncharacterized protein LOC108457321 isoform X2, giving the protein MSTSKKSYRNSQPSLKYRLSAAEGAFFEIGELVPEEYTPSPPDTNRKTRIKADAKQTQRLSTAELISSLNQIWNYASSIAIPQQQTNLEKARLVSQKEDILVNLGSEENGSGSISAGSKYFCIDLRQLSSLRKPNFDIVKITKKMSMFESSNGNINPLFYQGLFCGGSDFSNADWKGKGLAAVGFSYEFGNIYKWMRKMIPAGLQHFVKFPEIENKKIGKYSIAASSDIGNCISADRTSLTDNLPTENAECYSHCIESKDLSISQDMKPVLNTGGTTSLCSDYFLIDAQETKADCSVSRTPDSNLCADSHINSLASHYSAFKEWQPLSDGSEYHENQRKQLEVLSTNDGRMESHLTAIASEKPQYTLAKQEHAFAGAFAGIFVSLCLHPIDTVKTVIQSCHAEQKSIFYIGRSIISERGFTGLYSGIASNIASSAPISALYTFSYESVKGALLPLLPKEYHSLAHCMAGGCASVATSFIFTPSERIKQQMQVGAHYQNCWNALVEIIRKGGLPSLYTGWGAVLCRNIPNSIIKFYTYESLKQVMLTSLQSPTQLNTLQTLVCGALSGSTAAFFTTPFDVVKTRLQTQIPGSLSRYNNVYHALQDIWMHEGLNGLYRGLIPRLVMYTTQGALFFASYESFKQLLSSERLQLIAHEQEKENKDDSSSQLPSSSPARTSSSPSRLHSCHS; this is encoded by the exons ATGTCTACCTCTAAAAAGTCATATAGAAATAGTCAACCTTCACTCAAGTACAGGTTGAGCGCAGCTGAGGGGGCTTTCTTTGAGATTGGTGAGCTTGTTCCTGAAGAATATACCCCTTCCCCGCCTGATACAAATAGGAAAACCCGAATAAAAGCTGATGCCAAGCAAACTCAAAGACTGAGCACTGCTGAGTTGATCTCATCATTAAACCAGATATGGAACTATGCAAGCTCTATTGCTATCCCTCAACAACAGACAAATCTGGAAAAAGCCCGTCTTGTCTCTCAAAAAGAGGATATATTGGTCAATTTGGGGTCGGAAGAAAATGGCTCAGGATCTATTTCAGCTGGTAGTAAATACTTTTGCATTGATTTGAGGCAGTTGTCATCTCTCAGGAAGCCAAACTTCGATATTGTCAAAATAACCAAGAAAATGTCCATGTTTGAATCTTCTAATGGAAATATTAACCCATTATTTTACCAGGGGCTTTTTTGCGGTGGCTCTGACTTCTCCAATGCGGATTGGAAAGGAAAGGGGCTTGCGGCTGTTGGATTTTCCTATGAATTTGGAAATATCTACAAATGGATGAGAAAGATGATTCCTGCTGGCCTTCAGCATTTTGTAAAATTCCCAGAGATTGAGAATAAGAAAATTGGTAAATATAGCATTGCTGCAAGTAGTGATATAGGGAACTGCATTTCAGCAGATAGAACTAGTCTGACAGATAACTTACCCACTGAAAATGCTGAGTGTTATTCTCATTGCATCGAATCTAAAGATCTGTCCATATCTCAAGATATGAAACCAGTTTTGAATACAGGAGGAACCACCTCTCTTTGCTCAGATTATTTCCTCATTGATGCTCAAGAAACCAAGGCAGATTGTAGTGTTTCGAGGACACCAGATTCCAATCTTTGTGCAGATTCTCATATAAACTCTTTAGCTTCCCATTATAGTGCATTCAAAGAGTGGCAACCTCTTAGTGATGGTAGTGAGTACCATGAAAATCAACGAAAACAATTGGAAGTACTTTCCACAAATGACGGTCGAATGGAAAGTCACTTAACTGCAATTGCAAGTGAAAAACCTCAATATACTCTTGCTAAACAAGAGCATGCTTTTGCAGGGGCTTTTGCTGGAATATTTGTTAGCCTATGCCTACATCCAATTGATACAGTTAAGACAGTCATTCAGTCTTGTCATGCAGAGCAGAAGTCAATATTTTATATCGGAAGATCAATAATTTCTGAAAGAG GCTTCACTGGATTATATAGTGGCATTGCTAGCAATATTGCATCTTCAGCTCCAATATCTGCCCTTTATACTTTCTCATATGAATCAGTCAAAGGGGCTTTGCTTCCTCTTCTCCCTAAG GAGTATCATTCTTTAGCTCATTGCATGGCTGGTGGTTGTGCAAGCGTTGctacttcttttatttttacaCCTAGTGAGCGTATAAAGCAGCAGATGCAAGTTGGTGCACACTATCAAAACTGCTG GAATGCCTTGGTTGAGATTATCAGAAAGGGGGGTCTGCCTTCACTCTACACTGGGTGGGGGGCTGTACTCTGCAGGAATATTCCAAATTCAATTATCAAG TTCTACACATACGAAAGCTTGAAGCAAGTCATGTTGACATCACTGCAATCACCTACTCAACTGAACACATTACAGACT CTAGTTTGTGGTGCCCTATCTGGTTCAACTGCGGCTTTCTTTACAACTCCCTTTGATGTGGTGAAGACAAGATTACAGACACAG ATACCCGGATCTCTGAGCAGATACAATAATGTGTATCATGCCCTTCAAGATATATGGATGCATGAAGGGTTGAATGGTCTATACAG GGGATTGATTCCTCGGTTGGTTATGTATACGACTCAAGGAGCACTCTTCTTTGCTTCATACGAATCTTTCAAGCAATTACTCTCTTCGGAGAGGCTACAATTAATTGCTCACGAACAGGAAAAGGAAAACAAAGATGACTCTTCATCGCAATTACCATCATCATCACCTGCAAGAACGTCATCATCGCCATCAAGGTTGCACAGTTGCCATTCATAA
- the LOC108457321 gene encoding uncharacterized protein LOC108457321 isoform X1 gives MSTSKKSYRNSQPSLKYRLSAAEGAFFEIGELVPEEYTPSPPDTNRKTRIKADAKQTQRLSTAELISSLNQIWNYASSIAIPQQQTNLEKARLVSQKEDILVNLGSEENGSGSISAGSKYFCIDLRQLSSLRKPNFDIVKITKKMSMFESSNGNINPLFYQGLFCGGSDFSNADWKGKGLAAVGFSYEFGNIYKWMRKMIPAGLQHFVKFPEIENKKIGKYSIAASSDIGNCISADRTSLTDNLPTENAECYSHCIESKDLSISQDMKPVLNTGGTTSLCSDYFLIDAQETKADCSVSRTPDSNLCADSHINSLASHYSAFKEWQPLSDGSEYHENQRKQLEVLSTNDGRMESHLTAIASEKPQYTLAKQEHAFAGAFAGIFVSLCLHPIDTVKTVIQSCHAEQKSIFYIGRSIISERGFTGLYSGIASNIASSAPISALYTFSYESVKGALLPLLPKEYHSLAHCMAGGCASVATSFIFTPSERIKQQMQVGAHYQNCWNALVEIIRKGGLPSLYTGWGAVLCRNIPNSIIKFYTYESLKQVMLTSLQSPTQLNTLQTLVCGALSGSTAAFFTTPFDVVKTRLQTQVVMQIPGSLSRYNNVYHALQDIWMHEGLNGLYRGLIPRLVMYTTQGALFFASYESFKQLLSSERLQLIAHEQEKENKDDSSSQLPSSSPARTSSSPSRLHSCHS, from the exons ATGTCTACCTCTAAAAAGTCATATAGAAATAGTCAACCTTCACTCAAGTACAGGTTGAGCGCAGCTGAGGGGGCTTTCTTTGAGATTGGTGAGCTTGTTCCTGAAGAATATACCCCTTCCCCGCCTGATACAAATAGGAAAACCCGAATAAAAGCTGATGCCAAGCAAACTCAAAGACTGAGCACTGCTGAGTTGATCTCATCATTAAACCAGATATGGAACTATGCAAGCTCTATTGCTATCCCTCAACAACAGACAAATCTGGAAAAAGCCCGTCTTGTCTCTCAAAAAGAGGATATATTGGTCAATTTGGGGTCGGAAGAAAATGGCTCAGGATCTATTTCAGCTGGTAGTAAATACTTTTGCATTGATTTGAGGCAGTTGTCATCTCTCAGGAAGCCAAACTTCGATATTGTCAAAATAACCAAGAAAATGTCCATGTTTGAATCTTCTAATGGAAATATTAACCCATTATTTTACCAGGGGCTTTTTTGCGGTGGCTCTGACTTCTCCAATGCGGATTGGAAAGGAAAGGGGCTTGCGGCTGTTGGATTTTCCTATGAATTTGGAAATATCTACAAATGGATGAGAAAGATGATTCCTGCTGGCCTTCAGCATTTTGTAAAATTCCCAGAGATTGAGAATAAGAAAATTGGTAAATATAGCATTGCTGCAAGTAGTGATATAGGGAACTGCATTTCAGCAGATAGAACTAGTCTGACAGATAACTTACCCACTGAAAATGCTGAGTGTTATTCTCATTGCATCGAATCTAAAGATCTGTCCATATCTCAAGATATGAAACCAGTTTTGAATACAGGAGGAACCACCTCTCTTTGCTCAGATTATTTCCTCATTGATGCTCAAGAAACCAAGGCAGATTGTAGTGTTTCGAGGACACCAGATTCCAATCTTTGTGCAGATTCTCATATAAACTCTTTAGCTTCCCATTATAGTGCATTCAAAGAGTGGCAACCTCTTAGTGATGGTAGTGAGTACCATGAAAATCAACGAAAACAATTGGAAGTACTTTCCACAAATGACGGTCGAATGGAAAGTCACTTAACTGCAATTGCAAGTGAAAAACCTCAATATACTCTTGCTAAACAAGAGCATGCTTTTGCAGGGGCTTTTGCTGGAATATTTGTTAGCCTATGCCTACATCCAATTGATACAGTTAAGACAGTCATTCAGTCTTGTCATGCAGAGCAGAAGTCAATATTTTATATCGGAAGATCAATAATTTCTGAAAGAG GCTTCACTGGATTATATAGTGGCATTGCTAGCAATATTGCATCTTCAGCTCCAATATCTGCCCTTTATACTTTCTCATATGAATCAGTCAAAGGGGCTTTGCTTCCTCTTCTCCCTAAG GAGTATCATTCTTTAGCTCATTGCATGGCTGGTGGTTGTGCAAGCGTTGctacttcttttatttttacaCCTAGTGAGCGTATAAAGCAGCAGATGCAAGTTGGTGCACACTATCAAAACTGCTG GAATGCCTTGGTTGAGATTATCAGAAAGGGGGGTCTGCCTTCACTCTACACTGGGTGGGGGGCTGTACTCTGCAGGAATATTCCAAATTCAATTATCAAG TTCTACACATACGAAAGCTTGAAGCAAGTCATGTTGACATCACTGCAATCACCTACTCAACTGAACACATTACAGACT CTAGTTTGTGGTGCCCTATCTGGTTCAACTGCGGCTTTCTTTACAACTCCCTTTGATGTGGTGAAGACAAGATTACAGACACAG GTTGTCATGCAGATACCCGGATCTCTGAGCAGATACAATAATGTGTATCATGCCCTTCAAGATATATGGATGCATGAAGGGTTGAATGGTCTATACAG GGGATTGATTCCTCGGTTGGTTATGTATACGACTCAAGGAGCACTCTTCTTTGCTTCATACGAATCTTTCAAGCAATTACTCTCTTCGGAGAGGCTACAATTAATTGCTCACGAACAGGAAAAGGAAAACAAAGATGACTCTTCATCGCAATTACCATCATCATCACCTGCAAGAACGTCATCATCGCCATCAAGGTTGCACAGTTGCCATTCATAA
- the LOC108457321 gene encoding uncharacterized protein LOC108457321 isoform X3, with the protein MSTSKKSYRNSQPSLKYRLSAAEGAFFEIGELVPEEYTPSPPDTNRKTRIKADAKQTQRLSTAELISSLNQIWNYASSIAIPQQQTNLEKARLVSQKEDILVNLGSEENGSGSISAGSKYFCIDLRQLSSLRKPNFDIVKITKKMSMFESSNGNINPLFYQGLFCGGSDFSNADWKGKGLAAVGFSYEFGNIYKWMRKMIPAGLQHFVKFPEIENKKIGKYSIAASSDIGNCISADRTSLTDNLPTENAECYSHCIESKDLSISQDMKPVLNTGGTTSLCSDYFLIDAQETKADCSVSRTPDSNLCADSHINSLASHYSAFKEWQPLSDGSEYHENQRKQLEVLSTNDGRMESHLTAIASEKPQYTLAKQEHAFAGAFAGIFVSLCLHPIDTVKTVIQSCHAEQKSIFYIGRSIISERGFTGLYSGIASNIASSAPISALYTFSYESVKGALLPLLPKEYHSLAHCMAGGCASVATSFIFTPSERIKQQMQVGAHYQNCWNALVEIIRKGGLPSLYTGWGAVLCRNIPNSIIKFYTYESLKQVMLTSLQSPTQLNTLQTFVVPYLVQLRLSLQLPLMW; encoded by the exons ATGTCTACCTCTAAAAAGTCATATAGAAATAGTCAACCTTCACTCAAGTACAGGTTGAGCGCAGCTGAGGGGGCTTTCTTTGAGATTGGTGAGCTTGTTCCTGAAGAATATACCCCTTCCCCGCCTGATACAAATAGGAAAACCCGAATAAAAGCTGATGCCAAGCAAACTCAAAGACTGAGCACTGCTGAGTTGATCTCATCATTAAACCAGATATGGAACTATGCAAGCTCTATTGCTATCCCTCAACAACAGACAAATCTGGAAAAAGCCCGTCTTGTCTCTCAAAAAGAGGATATATTGGTCAATTTGGGGTCGGAAGAAAATGGCTCAGGATCTATTTCAGCTGGTAGTAAATACTTTTGCATTGATTTGAGGCAGTTGTCATCTCTCAGGAAGCCAAACTTCGATATTGTCAAAATAACCAAGAAAATGTCCATGTTTGAATCTTCTAATGGAAATATTAACCCATTATTTTACCAGGGGCTTTTTTGCGGTGGCTCTGACTTCTCCAATGCGGATTGGAAAGGAAAGGGGCTTGCGGCTGTTGGATTTTCCTATGAATTTGGAAATATCTACAAATGGATGAGAAAGATGATTCCTGCTGGCCTTCAGCATTTTGTAAAATTCCCAGAGATTGAGAATAAGAAAATTGGTAAATATAGCATTGCTGCAAGTAGTGATATAGGGAACTGCATTTCAGCAGATAGAACTAGTCTGACAGATAACTTACCCACTGAAAATGCTGAGTGTTATTCTCATTGCATCGAATCTAAAGATCTGTCCATATCTCAAGATATGAAACCAGTTTTGAATACAGGAGGAACCACCTCTCTTTGCTCAGATTATTTCCTCATTGATGCTCAAGAAACCAAGGCAGATTGTAGTGTTTCGAGGACACCAGATTCCAATCTTTGTGCAGATTCTCATATAAACTCTTTAGCTTCCCATTATAGTGCATTCAAAGAGTGGCAACCTCTTAGTGATGGTAGTGAGTACCATGAAAATCAACGAAAACAATTGGAAGTACTTTCCACAAATGACGGTCGAATGGAAAGTCACTTAACTGCAATTGCAAGTGAAAAACCTCAATATACTCTTGCTAAACAAGAGCATGCTTTTGCAGGGGCTTTTGCTGGAATATTTGTTAGCCTATGCCTACATCCAATTGATACAGTTAAGACAGTCATTCAGTCTTGTCATGCAGAGCAGAAGTCAATATTTTATATCGGAAGATCAATAATTTCTGAAAGAG GCTTCACTGGATTATATAGTGGCATTGCTAGCAATATTGCATCTTCAGCTCCAATATCTGCCCTTTATACTTTCTCATATGAATCAGTCAAAGGGGCTTTGCTTCCTCTTCTCCCTAAG GAGTATCATTCTTTAGCTCATTGCATGGCTGGTGGTTGTGCAAGCGTTGctacttcttttatttttacaCCTAGTGAGCGTATAAAGCAGCAGATGCAAGTTGGTGCACACTATCAAAACTGCTG GAATGCCTTGGTTGAGATTATCAGAAAGGGGGGTCTGCCTTCACTCTACACTGGGTGGGGGGCTGTACTCTGCAGGAATATTCCAAATTCAATTATCAAG TTCTACACATACGAAAGCTTGAAGCAAGTCATGTTGACATCACTGCAATCACCTACTCAACTGAACACATTACAGACT TTTGTGGTGCCCTATCTGGTTCAACTGCGGCTTTCTTTACAACTCCCTTTGATGTGGTGA